Part of the Cellulomonas hominis genome, GTGTCCGTGCGGCCGGCCGGGTCGCCGCCGGCGCCGACCAGGTCGACGCCGGGCAGCACCGCCGGGGTGAGGTGCTCGTTGCCGGCGTCCACGCCGGAGTCCACGACCGCGACGACGACGCCCCGGCCGGTGGCGACGGCCCAGGCGCGCTCGGCGGACAGGCGCCGCAGGGCCGGCGGGGACTCGGGCGAGTAGGCGACGCGGTCGGGGGTGCACTGCTGGCCACCGGTCGCGGCGGGCAGCGCGGCGGGGGCGGGGGTCGCGGCGGCGGGAGCGGCCGTGACCGGGGCGAGGAGCAGCGCGGCGGCCACGAGCGCGGCGCGCACCCGGCGGCGACTCACGCGTCCCCGGCGCCGCCCGACGCCGCGCTGTCGGCCGCGGTGCCACCGGACACCTCGGTGGCGGCGGCCTCGACCGTGAGCGACGGGCCGGTGGGGAGCAGCGCCGCCCAGGCCGGCGGCACCGGCGTCACGTCGGCGGCGGTGTACCCGAGCCGGGCGAGCACCTCGTCGCCCGCGTCGGGCACCGGGTAGGCGCGGCCGGAGCCGTCCACCAGGCGCACGGTCGCGGTGCCCCCGTCGGCGCTCTGCGCCCGCACGAGCGCCCCGGACCCGGGCGCGACGCGCACGCCGGGCTCGGCGCCGCCGTCCCGCAGCACGAGGTCGACGCGCTCGGCCTCGCCGGTGCTCAGCACCAGGCACGGCGCGGACCCTGCGGCGGGGAGCGCCGGCACGGTCGCGGGCAGGTCCGCGGGCGCGACGGGGGTGCCGGAGGTCCGCACGTCGGCGACGTCGGCGGCCGAGACCCGCAGCGGCTCGGCGGCCAGGTCGCCGGCGCCGAGCAGGTAGAGCGGGTAGGCCAGGTCGGTGAGCGGGGCGAGCTCGCCGCGGGCGTCCACGACGTACCGGCGGACGCCGTCGCCGGTCCCGGAGACCTCGACGAGCGTGCCCACGCGGGTGTCGACGGGCAGCCCGCCCTGCGGCAGCGCGGCGTCCCCGGCACCCGGGACGGTCAGCGGGGCCAGGTCGGCCCCGACCGGGACCAGGTTCAGCCAGTCGGCGCCCGCGGTCAGCGGGGTGGCGGTGTCCAGGCCGAGCGCCCGCAGCACGGCGGCCTCGTCGGCGGGCGGGA contains:
- the eccB gene encoding type VII secretion protein EccB, whose amino-acid sequence is MASKRDLVEAQSYSRRRLLTAFTSGAPGGRELEPTKPLRGVVAGVSLSVLLVLGSLGLGLLSPTLPDGWDDQSLVIVEGDGSRYVGIQGTLHPVLNVTSARLLLDSGSFHVVDVSEDDITDAPRGATLGIPGAPDELPLADRLTRTGWAACVATDGSTTLALDPDAPAVAPGPGTGVLVDVAGTLHLVADGVRHRIPPADEAAVLRALGLDTATPLTAGADWLNLVPVGADLAPLTVPGAGDAALPQGGLPVDTRVGTLVEVSGTGDGVRRYVVDARGELAPLTDLAYPLYLLGAGDLAAEPLRVSAADVADVRTSGTPVAPADLPATVPALPAAGSAPCLVLSTGEAERVDLVLRDGGAEPGVRVAPGSGALVRAQSADGGTATVRLVDGSGRAYPVPDAGDEVLARLGYTAADVTPVPPAWAALLPTGPSLTVEAAATEVSGGTAADSAASGGAGDA